A region of Micromonospora sp. WMMD882 DNA encodes the following proteins:
- a CDS encoding bifunctional RNase H/acid phosphatase has product MSLASVVVEADGGSRGNPGPAGYGAVVREADTGEVLLERAEAIGTATNNVAEYRGLIAGLAAAAELGASRVEAKMDSKLVVEQMCGRWQIKNPGLRPLAAEAAALVRRFDAVTFTWIPRERNRHADALANAAMDAAAGRTPKRSVVEPPRIVEPPRELAAPDSPARAAAREAAARATAGRTATSADPAAAPTGPAPVAAPTAPGPTDAAPTAPGPAATGADPTTGSASWEPRAAAEATRLILVRHGQTEWTAQRRYSGRGDVPLSPRGREQARATAARVAALAPAVAAVVSSPLSRCTATARPIAAALGGVPLRTSDDLVECDFGAWEGRTFAEVRQEWPGELDAWLASPAVAPPDGESFVDVAARVGRARDALLAGHPGQTVVVVSHVSPIKLLLRDALAAGDAFLHRLYLDPAGICVLDVWPDGGVAVRSVNDTAHLT; this is encoded by the coding sequence GTGAGCCTGGCCAGCGTCGTCGTCGAGGCCGACGGGGGCTCCCGGGGCAACCCGGGCCCGGCCGGCTACGGCGCGGTGGTCCGGGAAGCCGACACCGGTGAGGTGCTGCTCGAACGCGCCGAGGCGATCGGCACCGCCACCAACAACGTCGCCGAGTACCGGGGGCTGATCGCCGGGCTCGCCGCCGCCGCCGAGCTGGGCGCGTCCCGGGTCGAGGCGAAGATGGACTCCAAGCTGGTCGTCGAGCAGATGTGCGGCCGGTGGCAGATCAAGAACCCGGGGCTGCGTCCGCTGGCCGCCGAGGCCGCCGCGCTGGTCCGCCGGTTCGACGCGGTGACCTTCACCTGGATTCCCCGGGAACGCAACCGGCACGCCGACGCGCTGGCCAACGCGGCGATGGACGCCGCCGCCGGCCGTACCCCGAAACGGTCGGTCGTCGAGCCGCCGCGGATCGTGGAGCCGCCGCGCGAGCTGGCCGCCCCCGACTCGCCGGCCCGCGCCGCCGCCCGGGAGGCCGCCGCCCGCGCCACCGCCGGCCGGACCGCCACCAGCGCCGACCCGGCCGCCGCGCCCACCGGCCCGGCCCCGGTCGCCGCGCCGACCGCGCCCGGTCCGACCGACGCCGCGCCGACCGCGCCGGGTCCGGCGGCGACCGGCGCCGACCCGACGACCGGGTCGGCCTCCTGGGAGCCGCGCGCCGCCGCCGAGGCGACCCGGCTGATCCTGGTCCGGCACGGCCAGACCGAGTGGACCGCGCAGCGCCGCTACTCCGGCCGGGGCGACGTGCCGCTGTCGCCGCGCGGCCGGGAGCAGGCGCGGGCCACCGCCGCGCGGGTGGCCGCCCTCGCCCCGGCCGTCGCGGCCGTGGTCAGCTCACCGCTGTCCCGGTGTACGGCCACCGCCCGGCCGATCGCCGCCGCGCTCGGCGGCGTCCCGCTGCGTACCTCCGACGACCTGGTCGAATGTGACTTCGGGGCCTGGGAGGGGCGCACCTTCGCCGAGGTACGCCAGGAGTGGCCGGGCGAGCTGGACGCCTGGCTGGCCTCCCCGGCGGTGGCCCCGCCGGACGGGGAGTCGTTCGTCGACGTGGCCGCCCGGGTCGGCCGGGCCCGGGACGCGCTGCTGGCCGGGCACCCCGGGCAGACCGTGGTGGTGGTCTCGCACGTCTCCCCGATCAAGCTGCTGCTGCGGGACGCGCTGGCCGCCGGGGACGCCTTCCTGCACCGCCTCTACCTGGACCCGGCCGGCATCTGCGTGCTGGACGTCTGGCCGGACGGCGGGGTGGCCGTCCGCTCCGTCAACGACACCGCCCACCTGACGTAG
- a CDS encoding sodium:solute symporter yields MWRDNLTEIVIFTVLFLLVSAMGFVAARWRAPKDMAHLDEWGLGGRSFGGWITWFLIGGDLYTAYTFVAVPALVFGAGAAGFFAVPYTIVVYPLVFLVLVRLWSVSHRHGFVTPADFVRKRFDSPVLALIIAITGIVATMPYIALQLVGIEAVLKTMGVTGESTLARHLPIIVAFAILAAYTYQSGLRAPALIAFVKDTLIYVVILVVVLWLPQKLGGWGEIFDAADAKFAASANPNDGILLTANNQLQYVTLAFGSALALFLYPHSLTGVLASRNRDVIKRNMSALPAYSLLLGLIALLGFMAIAADVTPLPGAREGTVDSNTVVPVLFDQQFPAWFTGVAYAAIGIGALVPAAIMSIAAANLFTRNIYKEYLRRDASPAQEATVSKVTSLVVKVGAVACIVFLDPQFSIDLQLIGGVIILQTLPAVALGLYTRWFHRGALIAGWAAGMGLGMWMLYQIPNPANGRKHFGGSAFPLSEFGVDTKKTIYVGIVAVLVNLVVAALVTLALRAAKVDEGVDGTEPDDYFADEGDPRVDPLPELTPDPVDPQRSAR; encoded by the coding sequence ATGTGGCGGGACAACCTCACCGAGATCGTCATCTTCACCGTGCTGTTCCTGCTGGTCAGCGCGATGGGTTTCGTCGCCGCCCGGTGGCGGGCCCCGAAGGACATGGCCCACCTGGACGAGTGGGGGCTGGGCGGGCGCAGCTTCGGCGGCTGGATCACCTGGTTCCTGATCGGCGGGGACCTCTACACCGCGTACACGTTCGTGGCGGTGCCGGCCCTGGTGTTCGGGGCCGGCGCGGCCGGGTTCTTCGCCGTGCCGTACACGATCGTGGTCTATCCGCTGGTGTTCCTGGTGCTGGTCCGGCTCTGGTCGGTGTCGCACCGGCACGGCTTCGTCACCCCGGCCGACTTCGTCCGTAAGCGCTTCGACTCGCCGGTGCTCGCCCTGATCATCGCGATCACCGGGATCGTCGCCACTATGCCGTACATCGCGTTGCAGCTCGTCGGCATCGAGGCGGTGCTCAAGACGATGGGGGTCACCGGGGAGAGCACCCTGGCCCGGCACCTGCCGATCATCGTTGCGTTCGCCATCCTCGCCGCCTACACGTACCAGTCGGGGCTGCGCGCGCCCGCGCTGATCGCGTTCGTCAAGGACACCCTGATCTACGTCGTCATCCTGGTCGTGGTGCTCTGGCTGCCGCAGAAGCTGGGCGGCTGGGGTGAGATCTTCGACGCCGCCGACGCCAAGTTCGCCGCCTCGGCCAACCCCAACGACGGGATCCTGCTGACCGCCAACAACCAGCTCCAGTACGTCACCCTGGCGTTCGGCTCGGCGCTGGCGCTGTTCCTCTACCCGCACAGCCTCACCGGCGTGCTGGCCAGCCGGAACCGGGACGTGATCAAGCGGAACATGTCGGCGCTGCCTGCGTACAGCCTGCTGCTCGGGCTGATCGCGCTGCTCGGGTTCATGGCCATCGCGGCCGACGTGACGCCGCTGCCCGGCGCGAGGGAGGGCACGGTCGACAGCAACACCGTCGTGCCCGTGCTGTTCGACCAGCAGTTCCCGGCCTGGTTCACCGGCGTGGCGTACGCGGCCATCGGCATCGGCGCGCTCGTCCCGGCGGCGATCATGTCGATCGCGGCGGCGAACCTGTTCACCCGCAACATCTACAAGGAGTACCTGCGCCGGGACGCCAGCCCCGCCCAGGAGGCCACCGTATCGAAGGTCACCTCGCTGGTGGTGAAGGTCGGCGCGGTCGCCTGCATCGTCTTCCTCGACCCGCAGTTCTCCATCGACCTGCAACTCATCGGCGGCGTGATCATCCTCCAGACGTTGCCGGCGGTGGCGCTGGGCCTCTACACCCGCTGGTTCCACCGGGGCGCGCTGATCGCCGGCTGGGCCGCCGGCATGGGGTTGGGCATGTGGATGCTCTACCAGATCCCCAACCCGGCGAACGGGCGGAAGCACTTCGGCGGCTCGGCGTTCCCGCTCTCCGAGTTCGGCGTCGACACCAAGAAGACCATCTACGTCGGGATCGTGGCGGTGCTGGTCAACCTGGTCGTCGCCGCGCTCGTCACCCTCGCGCTGCGGGCCGCGAAGGTCGACGAGGGCGTCGACGGCACCGAGCCGGACGACTACTTCGCCGACGAGGGCGACCCCCGGGTCGACCCCCTCCCCGAGCTGACGCCCGACCCGGTCGACCCTCAGCGCAGCGCGCGGTAG
- a CDS encoding C4-type zinc ribbon domain-containing protein translates to MKAEPAVQRRLLDLQAIDTALAQLAHRRRTLPEHAELDALARELSALEDQRVRAQVAVDDLDRDIARLEKDVDQVRARKTRNEDRLAAGSGPARELEALQHELASLQRRQSDLEDAELELMEQREGAQSVLDGIEQRLTEARDRRAETEQRRDGTLAEIAKEEEFKRSARQPLAADLPTDLVVLYDKIRESTGLGAALLRGGRCGGCRLDLSGADRARIAKAAPDEVVRCEDCRRIMVRTNESGL, encoded by the coding sequence GTGAAGGCTGAACCGGCAGTGCAGCGCCGCCTGCTCGACCTCCAGGCCATCGACACCGCCCTGGCCCAGCTCGCCCACCGTCGTCGTACCCTGCCGGAACACGCCGAGCTGGACGCGCTGGCCCGGGAGTTGTCCGCGTTGGAGGACCAGCGGGTCCGGGCCCAGGTGGCGGTGGACGACCTGGACCGGGACATCGCCCGCCTGGAGAAGGACGTCGACCAGGTCCGCGCCCGTAAGACCCGTAACGAGGACCGGCTGGCCGCCGGCAGCGGCCCGGCCCGCGAGCTGGAGGCGCTCCAGCACGAGCTGGCCTCGTTGCAGCGGCGGCAGAGCGACCTGGAGGACGCCGAGCTGGAGCTGATGGAGCAGCGGGAGGGCGCGCAGTCCGTACTCGACGGGATCGAGCAGCGGCTGACCGAGGCGCGCGACCGGCGCGCGGAGACCGAGCAGCGGCGCGACGGCACCCTCGCCGAGATCGCCAAGGAGGAGGAGTTCAAGCGCTCCGCCCGGCAGCCGCTCGCCGCCGACCTCCCCACCGACCTGGTCGTCCTCTACGACAAGATCCGTGAGTCCACCGGGCTGGGCGCGGCGCTGCTGCGCGGCGGACGCTGCGGCGGCTGCCGGCTCGACCTGTCCGGGGCCGACCGGGCCCGGATCGCCAAGGCCGCGCCGGACGAGGTGGTGCGCTGCGAGGACTGCCGCCGGATCATGGTCCGCACGAACGAATCCGGCCTGTGA
- a CDS encoding DUF3311 domain-containing protein, which translates to MAGTGPEPPTTTRSRGRDHSPWNWLLLVPIVVPLIPALFNSDAPRILGFPRFYWLQLAYILLGVGTTTLVYQMTKRRGGR; encoded by the coding sequence ATGGCCGGGACCGGACCGGAGCCGCCGACCACGACGCGTTCCCGGGGCAGGGACCACAGCCCCTGGAACTGGCTGCTCCTCGTGCCGATCGTGGTGCCGTTGATCCCGGCGCTGTTCAACAGTGACGCGCCCCGGATCCTCGGCTTCCCGCGCTTCTACTGGCTTCAGCTGGCGTACATCCTGCTGGGCGTCGGCACCACGACGCTCGTCTACCAAATGACCAAGCGGCGGGGTGGTCGCTGA